In Candidatus Nomurabacteria bacterium, a genomic segment contains:
- a CDS encoding glycosyltransferase family 39 protein, which produces MSHFFHKTFKYLPPIFLGAICLVFFWNRDLAIEMIELSLRFLQINIFLSILILFAYQGIRDTLRRKISFTLLIALAIWVNVWSAVHIERVLIQSTDVSAYLSFFVLVLTLALLFTFTNRLRREKSLEKMQIPSLHYGIVLLAVLIISLVATFTQQRGIFVTILNTPVSAVLYSTALLFFIWLILNNKVIYRERKIEDVAAHDEDSSEKLYRKIRFSHSRFSRIPLLPTLFILFRKKNVLSIFLLALILLNYFAIRVPYFHDSFFIKLHPGKYVSYVPVAQEMYEAKNPFVFRNPAYAGIFGSAEDQEYGTFWRMPVLEWTLAPFFSLRSYFSDESIVRIYLTIVGSFILGSIFLLTRRLFSPLVAIALTYIFSLTPVFNLLTWTTTLDATALCFLLCSVNLYLYGKRDASFIILGFAFLCKLSFVVIGGPLLALLVLFLEKEKMLHLIKLALASFSPYIFFTLFLRSLPAHADEWGRNITMLVVFLLLVLGIYLVLKYPFTKALRLLQRNKKVWRTSLISTGAFFLLLSLFFLRKSLQALGGEFLTDTSLLLNVDFYLQLFDRVRYMSTPFISFVFFISLGTFWFLPRKKFYILLTFFFTSFIFLILASKSIRFAWYYNHIFVLTMVLFVGGVLYQIEKNLVLSKKSTIATFTLILLTMGLTLNPTPEYFLQSKLSQLEVQAIRDVILKNSDANSKAMTYSSEYRVLYLYTHQPFVQLSAISNQAELESLRKDISDLGFPGAMEKYHLSTFIDTKGQNNFISLLYLFTDSTDKIATDRSDLILSKLYEDVEYYDENEENLNTKIDPSKYFQAIGSVQGVSVYEIIDPPSADASDVQ; this is translated from the coding sequence ATGTCACATTTTTTTCATAAGACATTCAAATACTTGCCACCAATTTTTCTCGGCGCTATTTGTTTAGTTTTCTTTTGGAATCGAGATCTGGCTATTGAGATGATCGAATTATCTTTGCGTTTTTTACAAATTAATATTTTCCTTAGTATCTTGATTCTTTTTGCCTATCAAGGAATACGGGACACTTTAAGAAGAAAGATATCATTTACTTTGTTAATAGCACTCGCAATTTGGGTAAACGTATGGAGCGCTGTCCACATAGAGAGGGTCTTGATACAAAGTACCGATGTGAGCGCTTATTTAAGCTTCTTTGTGCTTGTGTTGACGCTCGCCTTGCTTTTTACTTTCACAAATAGACTTCGTAGAGAAAAAAGTCTTGAAAAAATGCAAATCCCATCACTTCATTACGGGATTGTTTTGTTGGCTGTTTTGATTATATCGCTTGTGGCAACCTTTACACAGCAGCGTGGAATTTTTGTGACTATATTAAATACGCCCGTAAGTGCAGTCTTGTACAGTACGGCTCTATTATTCTTCATTTGGCTTATATTAAATAATAAAGTGATATATCGTGAACGCAAAATCGAAGATGTGGCAGCCCACGATGAAGACAGTAGTGAAAAGCTGTATAGAAAAATTCGTTTTAGCCATTCCCGTTTTAGTCGCATCCCTTTGCTTCCTACATTGTTCATACTTTTTCGTAAAAAGAACGTTTTATCCATTTTTTTGTTGGCATTAATTCTGTTGAATTATTTTGCAATTCGAGTCCCATATTTCCATGACTCGTTTTTTATTAAACTTCACCCTGGAAAATATGTGAGCTATGTGCCAGTTGCTCAAGAAATGTATGAAGCAAAAAATCCATTTGTATTCAGAAACCCCGCTTACGCAGGAATTTTTGGAAGTGCTGAAGATCAGGAGTACGGTACATTTTGGCGTATGCCGGTACTTGAGTGGACCCTTGCTCCATTCTTTAGTTTGAGGTCATATTTTAGCGATGAGTCAATTGTTCGTATATATCTTACTATTGTTGGCTCCTTTATTTTAGGAAGCATATTTTTATTAACCAGACGACTTTTTTCACCTCTTGTAGCAATTGCACTTACGTACATTTTTTCACTTACTCCAGTTTTTAATTTATTGACTTGGACCACAACACTTGATGCAACAGCACTATGTTTTTTGCTTTGCTCAGTTAATTTATACCTTTACGGGAAAAGAGACGCCTCTTTCATCATCCTTGGTTTTGCCTTCTTATGTAAGTTATCGTTTGTCGTAATAGGCGGTCCACTTCTTGCTTTACTCGTACTCTTCCTCGAAAAGGAAAAGATGTTGCATTTAATTAAGTTGGCATTAGCAAGCTTTTCTCCGTATATTTTCTTTACCCTTTTTCTCCGCAGCTTGCCGGCACATGCTGATGAGTGGGGGAGAAATATTACTATGCTTGTGGTATTCCTATTACTAGTTTTAGGTATTTATCTGGTTCTTAAATATCCATTTACTAAGGCACTTCGTTTGCTGCAAAGAAACAAAAAAGTTTGGCGGACAAGCCTTATTTCTACTGGGGCATTTTTTCTACTACTCTCTCTTTTCTTTTTGCGAAAGTCCCTACAAGCTCTTGGTGGTGAATTCCTAACAGATACATCGTTGCTCTTAAACGTGGATTTCTATCTACAATTGTTTGATAGAGTTCGGTATATGAGTACACCCTTTATCAGCTTTGTATTTTTTATCTCTTTAGGTACATTTTGGTTTCTACCCCGCAAGAAATTTTATATACTCCTCACTTTCTTCTTTACTTCATTTATTTTTTTAATCCTGGCTTCAAAGTCAATTCGCTTTGCATGGTATTATAATCATATTTTTGTTTTGACCATGGTTCTTTTTGTGGGCGGTGTTTTGTATCAAATTGAGAAGAACCTCGTCTTATCAAAGAAGAGCACTATAGCAACATTTACACTCATATTATTAACTATGGGGCTTACTTTAAATCCTACACCAGAGTACTTTCTTCAAAGTAAGTTATCTCAACTCGAAGTGCAGGCCATACGAGACGTAATATTGAAGAATAGCGACGCTAACAGTAAGGCCATGACATATTCTTCAGAATACCGTGTGCTTTATTTATATACACACCAGCCATTTGTGCAGCTAAGTGCGATTTCGAATCAAGCAGAATTGGAAAGTCTCAGGAAGGATATTAGCGATTTAGGTTTTCCTGGAGCAATGGAAAAATACCACCTAAGTACTTTTATAGACACCAAAGGTCAAAATAACTTTATCTCTTTACTCTATCTCTTCACTGATTCCACCGACAAAATAGCTACAGATCGTTCCGATTTGATCCTCTCTAAGCTTTACGAAGATGTGGAGTACTATGATGAAAATGAAGAGAATCTCAACACCAAAATTGATCCATCAAAATACTTTCAAGCAATTGGATCGGTACAGGGTGTAAGTGTTTACGAGATCATTGATCCGCCTAGTGCTGATGCGAGTGATGTGCAGTAG
- a CDS encoding methionine adenosyltransferase, giving the protein MSTNRHHVFTSESVTEGHPDKVCDQISDAILDELLRQDPHSRAGVETMATTGLIVVAGEIRTKGYVDIAKIARETIRDIGYTDPNMGFHWQDCGVIVAIDEQSADIAQGVDEGKGKYKKQGAGDQGLMFGYATDETPELMPLPIILSHKLSRRLAYVRKKGIMPYLGPDGKTEVAIEYENGKAKRLNTVVIATQHNEKVSEKKVERDVMKHVIRPIAGRWMDNKTRHFINATGKFVKGGPPADAGLTGRKIIVDTYGGHGSHGGGAFSGKDPSKVDRSASYMARHVAKNIVGAKLAKKCEIQLAYVIGVAEPISVLIDTKGTGVISDGKLEKIVRQVADLTPGGIIQHLNLRRPIYRPTAAYGHFGRKEASFSWEQLSLAAKFRSAAKKYL; this is encoded by the coding sequence ATGTCAACGAATCGACATCATGTCTTTACTTCAGAGTCAGTAACCGAAGGCCACCCTGATAAGGTGTGCGATCAAATATCAGACGCAATACTTGACGAATTATTACGACAGGATCCCCATAGTCGCGCAGGTGTCGAAACCATGGCAACTACCGGCTTGATTGTTGTTGCAGGAGAGATAAGGACAAAGGGATATGTTGATATTGCAAAAATAGCTCGAGAGACTATTCGGGATATTGGCTACACTGATCCAAATATGGGATTTCATTGGCAGGACTGCGGCGTGATCGTCGCAATTGATGAGCAGAGCGCTGATATTGCGCAGGGTGTAGATGAGGGTAAGGGTAAGTATAAAAAGCAAGGAGCAGGTGATCAGGGACTCATGTTTGGTTATGCCACTGATGAAACACCTGAGTTAATGCCATTGCCGATTATTCTGTCTCATAAACTTTCTCGTCGCTTAGCATACGTGCGAAAGAAAGGAATAATGCCTTATTTAGGGCCGGATGGTAAAACTGAGGTAGCGATCGAATACGAAAATGGTAAAGCAAAGCGTTTAAACACTGTTGTTATTGCTACGCAGCATAATGAAAAAGTAAGCGAGAAAAAAGTCGAGCGCGATGTCATGAAGCACGTCATCCGACCAATAGCAGGACGCTGGATGGATAATAAAACACGTCACTTCATTAATGCGACAGGAAAGTTTGTGAAGGGTGGACCTCCAGCTGATGCAGGCTTGACCGGACGAAAAATTATTGTCGATACCTATGGAGGACACGGTAGCCATGGTGGTGGAGCATTCTCTGGTAAAGATCCTTCCAAGGTTGACCGATCAGCTTCATACATGGCTAGACATGTTGCCAAAAATATTGTCGGCGCAAAGCTTGCCAAGAAGTGCGAAATACAGCTCGCCTACGTCATTGGCGTTGCTGAACCTATCAGCGTGCTTATCGACACAAAAGGCACAGGTGTCATTAGCGATGGTAAATTAGAAAAGATCGTTCGCCAGGTGGCGGATTTGACTCCTGGTGGTATTATCCAACACCTTAATTTACGTAGGCCTATTTATCGACCAACCGCAGCGTATGGACACTTCGGTCGTAAAGAAGCAAGCTTTAGTTGGGAGCAACTCTCCTTAGCTGCTAAATTCCGATCGGCGGCCAAAAAATACCTATGA
- a CDS encoding NAD-dependent epimerase/dehydratase family protein: protein MSKVVVTGGAGFIGSHLVDALLSQGNRVLVIDDLSTGNKEYLHPEVDFLELDICKDKTAQEIKRFKPNQIFHLAAQKNLRYSLEHPDEDANINIIGSIKLLEAAREIQVEKFLFASTGGAIYDADEARPTPETGLAAPISPYGIGKRAFEYYLSAYTKVYKMPSAALRLANVYGPRQDPKGEAGVVAIFIDHVLHNRSPQINGDGSQTRDFVFVSDVVRAFIAAADSDRVGIFNVGTSQETSISQLWSLIKDSMHSDLEAKHGPEIPGELMASSLDVQKSAKELNWGPSIDVAMGINETVSWFFKQQKYAK, encoded by the coding sequence ATGAGCAAAGTCGTCGTAACTGGGGGAGCTGGATTTATTGGTTCTCACTTGGTTGACGCGCTGCTCTCCCAGGGTAATCGAGTATTGGTGATAGATGATTTGTCCACCGGCAATAAAGAGTATTTGCATCCGGAGGTTGATTTCTTAGAACTTGATATCTGTAAAGATAAGACCGCTCAGGAAATTAAAAGGTTTAAGCCGAACCAGATATTTCACTTAGCTGCGCAAAAAAATCTACGCTACTCACTTGAACATCCAGACGAAGATGCCAATATTAATATTATTGGTAGTATTAAGTTACTTGAAGCGGCTCGTGAAATACAGGTAGAGAAGTTTCTCTTTGCCTCAACCGGCGGGGCGATTTATGATGCAGATGAGGCAAGACCAACTCCAGAAACTGGTTTAGCTGCACCTATTTCACCGTACGGAATAGGGAAGCGGGCCTTTGAGTATTATCTTTCGGCTTATACGAAAGTGTATAAGATGCCCAGCGCAGCACTCCGCTTAGCAAATGTATACGGCCCTCGGCAAGATCCAAAGGGTGAAGCGGGTGTAGTGGCAATATTTATTGATCACGTATTGCACAATCGTTCACCGCAAATTAATGGTGACGGATCGCAAACTCGAGACTTCGTATTCGTTTCCGACGTTGTGCGGGCTTTTATTGCGGCGGCTGACTCGGATCGTGTCGGCATATTCAACGTTGGTACGAGTCAAGAAACCAGCATCAGCCAGCTTTGGAGCTTAATAAAAGATTCCATGCACAGCGATCTTGAAGCAAAGCACGGTCCGGAGATTCCCGGTGAATTGATGGCGAGTAGTCTTGATGTGCAAAAAAGTGCCAAGGAGTTGAATTGGGGGCCGAGCATTGATGTTGCTATGGGTATAAATGAAACAGTCTCTTGGTTTTTCAAGCAGCAAAAGTATGCGAAGTAA
- a CDS encoding class I SAM-dependent methyltransferase, whose protein sequence is MMDLDILKKRADDRWFVVDRSKGKRVLEIGCVNHTIEGIEEQRRIGTWLFDYLHVYGTHATGIDIDQPAIDHLAKQGYDIRYGDGQDFNLNEEFEVIIASKVIDHLTNIDGFLKSCKKHLSPDGKLIITDDNILCVPQLLTWYAKKNVGHPDDDITVKIIPEYFRLFVRRYGFEVEEIHYVVGTGNSFLFKLFRFIKKIMPKRLVHEPLFYPNYIIQLRHRTNEESEKGATAHHSHQH, encoded by the coding sequence ATGATGGATCTCGATATACTTAAGAAACGTGCTGATGATCGCTGGTTTGTAGTGGATCGATCAAAAGGCAAAAGGGTCTTAGAAATCGGTTGCGTAAACCATACTATTGAAGGAATTGAGGAGCAGCGCAGGATTGGCACTTGGCTTTTTGATTATCTCCACGTGTATGGAACTCATGCTACTGGTATTGATATTGACCAACCAGCAATTGACCATTTAGCCAAACAGGGCTACGACATCCGGTATGGAGATGGGCAAGATTTTAATCTGAACGAAGAGTTTGAAGTTATTATTGCATCAAAAGTAATTGATCATCTTACCAATATTGATGGTTTCCTAAAAAGCTGTAAAAAGCATCTCTCTCCCGACGGTAAACTCATTATCACTGATGACAACATTCTCTGCGTTCCTCAGCTCCTGACATGGTATGCAAAGAAAAATGTTGGACATCCTGACGATGATATAACTGTAAAAATTATTCCGGAGTACTTCCGCCTCTTTGTGAGGCGCTATGGCTTTGAGGTCGAAGAAATACATTATGTAGTTGGCACAGGAAATTCTTTTCTCTTCAAGCTGTTCCGTTTCATAAAAAAAATAATGCCAAAGCGCCTAGTACATGAACCGCTTTTTTATCCAAACTACATCATTCAATTACGTCATCGTACGAATGAAGAGAGCGAGAAGGGTGCTACTGCACATCACTCGCATCAGCACTAG
- a CDS encoding glycosyltransferase family 39 protein, which yields MNVLTRLGKQIGQESENEAQNDAKRVEVFRTRFPRFAELPILGSFFRFIVRENWIALTFLFLILFAWTLIKLPYFSYNFTGEHELKYNTYVEPALHMIEMKNPFWHQRKYLANPVSNPQGIFNDFSHIPVLEWSLAGTYTLLPQNSLEWNTRLLTHLIGMLTLIAGYIFLRYWISKFPSLIVISLLALNPILSFASFVTVYDNLLLLCTFLTLAFLSESLKTKDPVYIMSAGLCFGLGLTMKDSIGVWLLPAALLLLWLQRKNISFFIQQSLTFFFIAAIPYGMLVTAVSSLPRYPIRDAFIIVFWLLALLLLIHYRHRFSRYIATIVAFVQKFQIWKYACIGLVFIGITLYWLENKDSNTVKEFLTDGQLILYWPMYKELLSQLREYVTTPIAWLAIAGIICSPLIFFQKTESNKRILHMGITLGFSSVFYLILASKVIFFHNYYTLIILVFLCFSAALTLYGIAKLLNKRIFMLLFLANAFIWLFPVNLHAIQVRLEKQRPEYLDALTYLRQHTDLDDIYIDESFVMTLTIGSGRPSFANVDILDETKLEDSIAIRGLAKTMQAYHVRYLITANAEPDYQRLAPLFTKEDMQSSYYRRSDIIKSQLDPSYHFFQDQDLRMKIVEESRLKDKFRLEYSTGYYNFFTFVE from the coding sequence GTGAATGTACTAACTAGGCTCGGTAAACAAATCGGGCAAGAAAGTGAAAATGAGGCTCAGAACGACGCGAAGAGGGTAGAGGTCTTTAGGACGCGCTTCCCACGTTTCGCGGAGTTGCCTATCCTCGGATCGTTTTTTCGTTTTATCGTTCGTGAAAACTGGATTGCCCTTACGTTTCTCTTCTTGATCCTATTCGCTTGGACCCTGATTAAGCTTCCATATTTTTCATACAATTTTACTGGTGAACATGAATTAAAGTACAACACCTATGTAGAGCCGGCGCTCCACATGATTGAAATGAAAAATCCCTTTTGGCATCAAAGGAAATATTTAGCAAATCCCGTAAGCAATCCCCAAGGAATTTTTAATGATTTTTCACACATTCCAGTTTTGGAATGGTCTTTAGCAGGTACTTATACTCTGCTGCCTCAGAATTCGCTTGAATGGAATACTCGTTTACTTACACACTTGATCGGAATGCTCACCTTAATCGCTGGATATATTTTTTTGCGATATTGGATAAGTAAATTCCCTTCGTTAATAGTAATAAGCTTACTCGCGTTAAATCCCATTCTTAGCTTTGCGAGTTTTGTTACCGTATATGATAATTTGTTGCTGCTTTGTACATTTTTAACCTTAGCCTTTTTGTCGGAGTCACTCAAAACCAAAGATCCTGTCTATATCATGTCCGCTGGCCTTTGCTTTGGTTTAGGTTTGACGATGAAAGATTCTATTGGTGTGTGGCTTCTTCCCGCTGCACTATTGTTGCTTTGGTTACAACGAAAAAATATCTCTTTTTTTATTCAGCAAAGCCTTACATTTTTTTTCATCGCGGCAATTCCATACGGGATGCTTGTGACTGCTGTATCTAGTCTCCCGCGCTATCCCATACGCGACGCTTTTATTATTGTTTTTTGGCTACTCGCCTTACTTCTCCTTATCCATTACCGACATCGTTTTTCCAGATATATAGCAACTATAGTTGCTTTTGTGCAAAAATTTCAAATTTGGAAGTATGCTTGTATCGGATTAGTTTTTATAGGAATAACTCTTTATTGGTTGGAAAATAAAGACTCAAATACAGTAAAAGAATTTTTGACCGACGGGCAATTGATTCTCTATTGGCCGATGTATAAAGAATTGCTTTCTCAATTGCGCGAGTATGTTACAACTCCAATAGCGTGGTTGGCAATAGCAGGGATAATTTGCAGTCCTCTGATTTTTTTTCAAAAAACAGAATCAAATAAGCGAATTTTGCACATGGGTATTACTTTGGGATTTTCGTCAGTTTTTTATCTCATTCTCGCTTCCAAGGTAATCTTTTTTCATAATTATTACACCTTGATAATTCTAGTTTTTTTGTGTTTTTCGGCAGCCTTGACCTTGTATGGTATTGCCAAGCTTCTCAATAAAAGGATTTTTATGCTTCTTTTTCTGGCTAATGCTTTCATCTGGCTCTTTCCAGTAAACCTGCACGCAATTCAAGTTCGCTTAGAAAAACAACGTCCCGAATACTTAGATGCACTAACATATTTACGTCAGCATACGGACTTAGATGATATATATATTGATGAGAGTTTTGTAATGACACTTACGATAGGATCAGGGCGTCCCAGTTTTGCAAATGTTGATATTCTAGATGAAACTAAACTTGAAGATTCGATAGCTATTCGTGGTTTAGCAAAAACAATGCAAGCGTATCATGTCCGCTATCTTATTACCGCAAATGCAGAGCCTGACTATCAGCGTTTAGCCCCACTTTTTACAAAAGAGGATATGCAGTCGAGCTATTATCGTCGATCCGATATTATTAAATCTCAACTTGACCCTTCTTATCATTTTTTTCAAGATCAAGATTTGAGGATGAAGATTGTCGAAGAGTCTCGATTAAAAGATAAATTTCGATTAGAATATTCTACGGGATACTATAATTTTTTCACTTTTGTAGAGTAG
- a CDS encoding GDP-mannose 4,6-dehydratase gives MSRPIFERKNILVTGGAGFIGSHLCDELVKQHKVICLDNFSTGREENINHLLQNPNFEFVKHDLSDPIDLDHEPGLKPFQVEFQGVQEIYHFASPTSPKDYLQMPVETLVANAQATRNALEMAKKYQASFLLASSDAIYGEPMERTPYPEEYWGYVNPVGSRSAFSEGKRFAESLTVHYREKYALKAKIARLFNTYGPRLRVDDGRMVPEMINAALRNETITVYGKADDTTTLCYISDIVEGLLRLMKSSELGPVNLGSPDQHRLEDVVKYIQELTGSTSGSRFTEHTKSTVIQGVPNIALAKERLGWFPVVALSEGLRRTIDYFKGAKNIDISASISKDQ, from the coding sequence ATGAGCAGACCCATTTTTGAAAGAAAAAACATATTAGTAACAGGTGGAGCAGGATTCATTGGATCTCATCTTTGTGATGAGCTGGTGAAGCAACACAAGGTTATTTGTTTAGACAATTTTTCAACTGGTCGAGAAGAAAACATAAATCATCTTCTCCAAAATCCAAATTTTGAGTTTGTGAAGCATGATTTGTCTGATCCGATAGATCTTGATCACGAGCCAGGTCTTAAACCTTTTCAAGTGGAGTTCCAAGGAGTGCAGGAAATTTATCATTTCGCCTCTCCGACTTCACCAAAGGATTATCTACAGATGCCAGTTGAAACACTGGTAGCAAATGCTCAAGCAACTCGGAATGCTCTTGAAATGGCGAAAAAATATCAAGCCAGTTTTCTCTTGGCTTCTTCTGATGCCATTTATGGCGAACCCATGGAAAGGACTCCATACCCAGAAGAATATTGGGGCTATGTGAATCCGGTTGGGTCGCGATCGGCCTTTAGTGAGGGTAAGCGCTTTGCCGAAAGCTTAACCGTGCACTACCGAGAAAAATACGCATTAAAGGCAAAAATCGCCCGACTCTTTAACACCTATGGTCCTCGCTTGCGCGTAGACGATGGTAGAATGGTGCCGGAAATGATTAATGCGGCGTTGCGTAACGAAACTATTACGGTATACGGTAAAGCAGATGATACCACGACTCTTTGTTACATCAGCGATATTGTGGAGGGCTTACTGCGACTCATGAAATCAAGCGAGTTAGGGCCAGTTAATCTGGGTAGTCCTGATCAACATCGCCTAGAGGATGTAGTAAAGTACATTCAAGAACTTACGGGCAGTACATCAGGATCTCGTTTTACCGAACACACTAAGTCAACAGTTATACAGGGCGTGCCTAATATAGCTTTGGCAAAAGAGCGCTTAGGCTGGTTTCCAGTAGTGGCCTTATCAGAAGGCTTACGCCGGACCATTGATTACTTTAAAGGCGCAAAAAATATTGATATTTCAGCTAGTATTTCAAAAGACCAGTAA
- a CDS encoding nucleotide sugar dehydrogenase: MRSKKRAIRSQKTRKGALAVVGLGYVGLPLACLAVEKGYKVLGVVRSQKKAEMISAGVSPIDDVRVRKNLKKNPFLATTDFSVVKKAKAIIVCVPTPVDHAYNPDYGPVIDACKKIAKHLHKGQLIIIESTINPGTCEEVLLPVLETSGLHAGKDFTLAHCPERIDPGNAKWNVRTIPRVIGAYTKKGRAKAIRLYESIIDAPIRPMESLKAAEATKIMENSFRDINIAFVNEMAQSFSKLGIDILDVIEGAQTKPFAFLAHYPSCGVGGHCIPVDPYYLIERARQIGFDHKFLKLAREINNGMPEYTVKQLIEALNQVALPVKGTKVGILGVAYKANIDDVRESPSFRIQERLRELGAQVEVYDPHVPQKSTVESLEALLSKVDAVILVTNHQAFLDIPNKLWKKYHVKVLIDGKNALDKSALQKAGVHYRGIGR, encoded by the coding sequence ATGCGAAGTAAAAAGCGTGCTATTCGTTCACAAAAAACTAGGAAAGGGGCTTTAGCCGTTGTTGGATTGGGTTATGTTGGTCTTCCACTTGCATGCTTAGCTGTTGAAAAGGGATATAAGGTCCTGGGAGTCGTTCGAAGTCAAAAAAAAGCAGAAATGATCAGCGCTGGTGTATCTCCGATTGATGATGTGCGAGTCCGTAAAAATTTAAAAAAGAATCCTTTCTTAGCTACAACTGATTTTAGTGTAGTGAAAAAGGCAAAAGCTATAATTGTTTGCGTACCTACACCAGTTGACCACGCATACAATCCTGATTATGGTCCAGTAATCGATGCATGTAAAAAAATTGCGAAGCATCTTCACAAAGGACAATTGATTATTATTGAGTCCACCATTAATCCTGGAACTTGCGAAGAAGTTCTCCTTCCCGTGTTAGAAACATCTGGGCTTCATGCTGGTAAAGATTTTACCTTAGCGCATTGCCCTGAACGAATTGATCCGGGTAATGCAAAATGGAATGTGCGAACGATTCCCAGGGTAATTGGCGCGTATACCAAAAAAGGTAGAGCAAAGGCAATCCGGCTGTATGAGAGTATTATTGATGCGCCAATCCGGCCAATGGAATCTCTCAAGGCCGCGGAAGCGACAAAGATAATGGAAAATTCTTTTCGCGATATTAATATTGCCTTTGTGAATGAGATGGCACAATCATTTAGCAAATTGGGCATTGATATTTTAGATGTTATTGAAGGTGCTCAGACAAAGCCTTTTGCCTTTTTAGCGCATTATCCTTCATGCGGCGTTGGAGGTCATTGTATACCCGTTGATCCATATTATCTCATTGAGCGAGCAAGGCAGATTGGCTTTGATCATAAGTTCCTTAAGCTAGCGAGGGAGATTAATAATGGAATGCCAGAGTATACCGTAAAGCAGCTCATAGAGGCACTAAATCAAGTTGCTCTGCCTGTGAAGGGTACGAAAGTAGGCATATTAGGGGTAGCGTATAAGGCCAACATCGATGATGTGCGCGAGAGTCCCTCATTTCGCATTCAGGAGCGTCTTAGAGAGCTTGGCGCGCAAGTAGAGGTGTATGACCCTCATGTACCACAAAAATCCACAGTGGAGAGCCTAGAGGCTCTATTATCAAAGGTAGACGCAGTGATTCTGGTGACAAACCATCAGGCATTTCTCGATATCCCAAACAAGCTCTGGAAGAAATATCATGTAAAAGTCCTCATCGACGGTAAAAATGCGCTTGATAAGTCTGCTTTGCAAAAGGCCGGCGTGCACTATCGAGGAATTGGGCGATAG
- a CDS encoding sulfotransferase, with protein MEPTTYPNSPVFLIGSPRSGKTILHTLLAQGNDFAWFSQYSSKFYTHTWPAYLPRIYQIPWLGRYLQKHARLRILPHPEEISHKFIPIMTQYGSLEQTHVNEANQKKLQHWVRKQMQAQKKNRMLIDCGRPARISFYHKVFPEAKFIHLIRDGRAVAVEMLRSYPYMFTEKSSIDSYFIQTPEEFKNYLPKKSDDPSRPLILAALYWKMSVREIERQANPLGEDVLSIRFEDILQNPTSELEKICRFVESANSAKIIKSAKVQRFQYKDASQLMDKQGYEKLTHILHDELKNYGYI; from the coding sequence ATGGAACCCACTACATATCCAAACAGCCCGGTGTTCTTAATAGGCTCCCCGCGCAGTGGAAAAACAATACTGCACACCTTACTTGCGCAAGGTAATGACTTCGCCTGGTTTTCCCAATACTCAAGCAAATTTTATACTCATACTTGGCCGGCTTATTTACCACGTATATATCAAATTCCATGGCTGGGAAGATATTTACAAAAACATGCTCGTTTACGCATACTCCCCCACCCTGAAGAAATTTCTCACAAGTTTATTCCAATAATGACTCAGTACGGTTCACTTGAGCAAACTCATGTGAATGAAGCAAATCAAAAAAAACTGCAGCACTGGGTGAGAAAACAAATGCAAGCGCAGAAAAAAAATCGTATGCTCATTGACTGCGGCCGACCTGCTCGCATATCTTTTTATCACAAAGTCTTTCCTGAGGCAAAATTTATTCACCTTATCAGAGATGGGCGCGCAGTAGCAGTTGAAATGCTCCGTAGTTACCCTTATATGTTTACTGAAAAAAGTAGTATTGATAGTTATTTTATCCAGACGCCCGAGGAATTTAAAAACTACTTACCTAAAAAAAGCGATGATCCATCTCGACCTCTCATTTTAGCCGCCCTGTACTGGAAAATGTCTGTTCGTGAAATTGAGCGGCAAGCCAACCCACTTGGAGAGGATGTTTTATCCATCCGATTTGAGGATATTCTCCAAAATCCTACTTCGGAGCTAGAAAAAATCTGTCGCTTTGTGGAATCGGCAAACTCTGCTAAAATCATCAAGTCTGCTAAGGTTCAGCGATTTCAGTATAAGGATGCCTCCCAGCTCATGGACAAGCAAGGCTACGAGAAATTGACCCATATACTGCATGACGAGCTAAAAAACTATGGCTACATTTAA